In Pedobacter sp. WC2423, the following are encoded in one genomic region:
- a CDS encoding LysE family transporter: MLFLTLFLGIILNSIGYIPPGNINLTVVQITITRGIKQALYFILAFSAVEVLFTFGVMRFVQWLSSEIKVGNYIDVVMIVMFTVLGVITWRSRKEMPKADYSKKDSIRYGMLLGVLNPMQIPYWLFVGTYLISHEWIDVGYLSLTVFSIGSGIGAAVALYGFARFAQYIQTKFALSSYMVNRAIALLFFALSAYHIVKLGLVYLGK, translated from the coding sequence ATGCTTTTTCTAACCTTATTCCTCGGAATAATTCTAAATTCGATAGGGTATATTCCGCCTGGAAATATCAACCTTACGGTGGTACAGATTACTATTACACGCGGGATAAAACAGGCTTTGTATTTTATCCTGGCTTTTTCTGCGGTAGAAGTTTTGTTCACGTTTGGTGTAATGAGGTTTGTGCAGTGGTTGTCGAGCGAGATCAAAGTGGGCAATTATATTGATGTAGTCATGATTGTGATGTTCACGGTACTGGGGGTGATCACGTGGCGGTCGAGAAAGGAAATGCCAAAGGCTGATTATTCTAAAAAGGATAGTATCAGGTACGGGATGTTACTTGGTGTGCTTAATCCAATGCAGATTCCTTATTGGTTATTTGTGGGGACGTACTTGATTTCTCATGAGTGGATTGATGTTGGATATTTGTCGTTGACGGTGTTTAGTATCGGGTCTGGGATTGGCGCTGCTGTAGCTTTATATGGTTTTGCAAGGTTTGCTCAATATATTCAAACTAAATTTGCTTTAAGTAGTTATATGGTCAATAGGGCAATCGCGTTATTGTTCTTCGCTCTTTCCGCTTATCATATTGTTAAACTGGGGCTCGTGTACTTAGGGAAATAA
- a CDS encoding cation:proton antiporter, protein MLHLPVLITDLGLILAAAGITTLLFKKIKQPLVLGYILAGLLVGPHINFIPTVTDNESIHIWAEIGVIFLLFSLGLEFSFKKLVKVGGSASITAIVEVVCMLLIGFVAGKAMGWKTMDSIFLGGILSVSSTTIIIRAFEELGVKHKKFAGLVFGVLIVEDLVAILLLVLLSTLAVSQQFAGAEMFFSILKLLFFLILWFIGGIFLVPTFLKATKKLMNDETMLIVSIALCLLMVLLAVKVGFSPALGAFIMGSILAETTQAEKIEHLTKSVKDLFAAIFFVSVGMLIDPRILIDYAVPILIITIATVLGKFLSSGLGALLSGQPLKTSVQTGMSLAQIGEFSFIIATLGLTLKVTSDFLYPIAVAVSAITTFTTPYLIKASEPFYLFLERTLPKSWVAAINRYSSSTAGITTMSDWKTLLKSYTFNTIIHSVILIAIIFLGSRYLHPFITKNLINGNKGIIISLIISLIIMAPFLWALAIRRIERKAHSHLWLNKKYTRGPLIALEVLRVALAIFAVCFLIFQFYNTWVAMVIALILIVSGMIIFSRKLQAFYDRLEHRFLYNLNAREEQNKQPEILPWDTHLTELTIAPESALVGKSLIELAVREKYGVNIALIERGNMMIPTPGRDERLYPNDKVMLIGTDDQLAAVGELFKGTNNDNQESAFPKKDMTLQKIVINASSPVFAQTIRESGIREKTQGLVVGIERNGIRILNPDSDLVFENEDIVWIVGNNKKIPDLLRKV, encoded by the coding sequence AAAAAATCAAACAACCACTCGTACTCGGCTATATTCTTGCCGGCTTATTAGTTGGCCCTCATATTAATTTTATCCCTACCGTTACCGACAATGAAAGTATCCATATCTGGGCAGAAATCGGTGTTATCTTTTTACTGTTTAGTCTCGGGCTGGAGTTCAGTTTCAAGAAGCTCGTTAAAGTAGGCGGATCAGCTTCTATCACAGCTATTGTCGAAGTCGTTTGTATGCTGCTCATCGGGTTTGTTGCGGGGAAAGCGATGGGCTGGAAAACGATGGATAGTATTTTCCTCGGCGGGATTCTATCCGTTTCCTCGACAACGATCATCATCCGTGCCTTTGAAGAGCTCGGTGTTAAACATAAAAAATTCGCAGGCCTGGTTTTCGGTGTCCTGATTGTAGAAGACCTGGTTGCCATCCTTTTACTTGTCCTGCTCTCTACGCTTGCCGTGAGTCAGCAATTTGCCGGAGCAGAGATGTTTTTCTCTATCCTGAAGCTATTATTCTTCCTGATCCTGTGGTTTATCGGTGGTATCTTCCTGGTTCCTACTTTCCTGAAGGCCACAAAAAAGCTCATGAATGATGAGACTATGCTGATTGTTTCCATCGCTTTATGTCTGCTGATGGTTTTACTTGCCGTTAAAGTCGGGTTTTCCCCTGCTCTTGGTGCATTTATCATGGGCTCTATTCTTGCCGAAACCACGCAAGCAGAGAAAATTGAGCACCTGACTAAATCTGTAAAAGATCTTTTTGCCGCTATATTCTTTGTCTCTGTAGGGATGCTGATTGATCCGCGGATACTGATTGACTATGCGGTTCCTATCCTGATCATTACTATCGCTACCGTTCTGGGAAAATTCCTGAGTTCAGGCTTAGGCGCATTACTATCAGGCCAGCCCTTAAAAACCTCCGTACAAACCGGGATGAGCTTAGCTCAGATCGGTGAATTCTCCTTTATTATAGCGACACTCGGGCTCACGCTGAAAGTAACCAGTGATTTCCTATACCCAATTGCAGTAGCTGTTTCTGCAATTACGACCTTTACCACCCCCTACCTGATCAAGGCATCGGAGCCCTTTTACCTGTTCCTGGAGCGTACCCTTCCAAAAAGCTGGGTGGCTGCCATCAACAGATACAGTTCCAGTACTGCAGGAATCACGACGATGAGCGACTGGAAAACATTATTAAAGTCATATACCTTCAATACGATTATTCACTCTGTAATTCTCATTGCCATTATCTTTTTAGGTTCCCGGTATCTGCACCCATTTATCACCAAAAACCTGATTAATGGCAATAAAGGCATCATTATCAGCCTGATTATTTCCCTGATCATTATGGCCCCTTTTTTATGGGCGCTGGCCATCCGGAGAATCGAACGGAAAGCACACTCCCACTTATGGCTGAATAAAAAATACACCCGCGGGCCACTCATCGCACTGGAAGTACTAAGGGTTGCCCTGGCTATATTTGCCGTATGTTTCCTGATTTTCCAATTCTATAATACCTGGGTTGCGATGGTTATTGCTCTCATCCTGATTGTTAGCGGAATGATTATTTTCAGCAGGAAACTACAGGCCTTTTATGACCGTTTAGAACACCGCTTCCTCTACAACCTGAACGCAAGAGAAGAGCAGAATAAACAACCAGAAATATTACCCTGGGATACCCACTTAACAGAATTGACCATCGCTCCGGAATCAGCCCTTGTTGGAAAATCACTGATTGAATTGGCTGTAAGAGAAAAATACGGTGTAAACATTGCACTGATTGAAAGAGGTAATATGATGATCCCTACCCCCGGACGTGATGAGCGGCTGTATCCAAACGACAAAGTGATGCTGATCGGTACAGATGATCAGCTGGCAGCAGTAGGAGAACTTTTCAAAGGCACTAACAATGATAACCAGGAAAGTGCTTTCCCTAAAAAGGATATGACTCTTCAAAAAATAGTCATCAATGCCTCTTCCCCGGTATTTGCTCAAACCATCCGCGAATCCGGTATCCGGGAAAAAACGCAGGGCCTGGTCGTTGGCATCGAGAGAAATGGCATCCGTATCCTCAATCCCGATTCAGATCTCGTGTTTGAGAATGAGGATATCGTATGGATTGTAGGGAACAATAAAAAGATCCCCGACCTGCTCAGGAAAGTTTAA
- a CDS encoding DUF2157 domain-containing protein: MKIDQEKSDFLDEMLDHWQEENLLTPADIQKLKASYETKSFDWRRLAQYSFWVAMACGVISLGALLIDNKFLDYLKKLYDTPDSMISLLSAAAAGILYKISFTRKKTMPMKVFSNDALIFTAVMLTANAIAYLGKTFDKGDGHFSILILLSVFIYGILAYLFKSRLIWIFVLISLGAWFGTETGYMSRDNLYFLGMNYPLRFVAFGLALTAISLSLKNVKFFSLFYDTTYICGMVYLFVSLWLISVFGNFGTLDKWYAIKQISLFYWAIISAVACVASIFTGLKYRDDIAREFGITFLFINLYTRYFEYFWDSWHKALFFSVLAASFWLIGRKAEKIWNVEFLKK, translated from the coding sequence ATGAAGATAGACCAGGAAAAGAGTGACTTTTTAGATGAAATGCTTGACCACTGGCAGGAAGAGAACCTGCTCACCCCTGCCGACATCCAAAAGCTGAAAGCCAGCTATGAGACGAAGTCATTTGATTGGCGAAGGCTGGCCCAATACTCTTTCTGGGTGGCGATGGCCTGCGGTGTAATCTCCCTTGGAGCGCTATTAATAGACAATAAATTCCTCGACTACTTAAAAAAACTTTACGACACCCCTGACAGTATGATCAGTCTGCTCTCTGCCGCAGCGGCGGGTATTCTCTATAAAATAAGCTTTACCAGAAAGAAGACCATGCCGATGAAGGTATTCAGTAATGATGCCCTTATTTTCACTGCCGTCATGCTCACTGCCAATGCCATTGCCTACCTCGGTAAAACCTTCGATAAAGGGGACGGGCACTTCTCCATCCTGATTCTGCTCTCGGTATTCATCTACGGCATATTGGCTTACCTCTTTAAATCCCGCCTCATCTGGATCTTCGTCCTGATTTCCCTTGGCGCCTGGTTTGGAACAGAAACCGGCTATATGTCCCGTGATAACCTCTACTTTCTCGGCATGAATTACCCTTTGCGTTTTGTCGCCTTCGGGCTTGCCCTCACTGCAATCTCACTATCCCTGAAGAACGTAAAATTCTTCAGCCTATTTTACGATACCACTTACATCTGCGGGATGGTCTACCTGTTCGTATCCCTGTGGCTGATCTCCGTATTCGGTAATTTCGGCACCCTTGACAAATGGTATGCCATCAAGCAAATCAGTCTTTTCTACTGGGCTATCATTTCGGCTGTAGCCTGCGTAGCCAGTATTTTCACCGGCCTTAAATATCGTGACGACATTGCCCGTGAATTCGGGATCACTTTCCTGTTTATCAACCTTTACACCCGCTACTTTGAATACTTCTGGGACAGCTGGCATAAGGCCCTTTTCTTTAGTGTTCTCGCTGCCTCCTTCTGGCTGATCGGCCGGAAAGCCGAAAAGATCTGGAACGTTGAATTCCTGAAAAAATAG
- a CDS encoding S41 family peptidase — translation MKLLKNSYPSLYRYNSQSKMDAILNSTYNSIQPNTTDFEFYRLLKKTLSTIKDGHLYCSLPPALQKYREEKARFFPLKLYFTDHHTYLTKPINNEIPIGSAILSINNQPIQAIRKDVMQYIVSDGDIQTKKQKILNDFFYFYYYLSQGEQPLYTIKTKTPDGAIKEIKIAGKPEKELAENEKENEPVKHLQLTIKANNTAILTIKSFEKSQLETTGENLPGFLKKSFAALHQKGIQKLIIDLRGNGGGRDTYGPLLYSYLTQQPFQYYKSLTTATANLPYEQFKSSLSSYNNLNKEMLLKTSPHIYQLKNAAHPNLQYTAPQPNNYKGKLWLLTDGLSFSTTAEFCAIVSSNNRGKFIGEETGGTYEGNTSGVQIESALPHSKIQISFGTVKYNMSVKPSKKSARGIIPQYKIQQDISGKADSQLNYALKLTKQ, via the coding sequence ATGAAGCTATTAAAAAACAGCTATCCATCCCTCTACCGGTATAACAGCCAATCAAAAATGGATGCCATTCTCAATAGTACCTATAACTCGATCCAGCCAAACACTACAGATTTCGAATTCTACAGACTCTTAAAAAAGACATTAAGCACTATTAAAGACGGTCACCTGTACTGTAGTCTGCCACCAGCCCTGCAAAAATACCGCGAAGAAAAGGCCAGGTTCTTTCCACTGAAACTTTATTTCACAGACCACCACACCTATCTGACAAAACCCATCAACAATGAAATACCCATAGGTTCAGCAATACTGTCCATCAACAATCAGCCAATCCAGGCGATCAGAAAAGATGTAATGCAATACATCGTTTCTGACGGAGATATTCAGACTAAAAAACAGAAAATATTAAATGATTTCTTTTACTTCTACTATTACTTATCCCAAGGTGAACAGCCCCTTTACACCATTAAAACTAAAACTCCTGACGGAGCCATAAAGGAAATCAAAATTGCCGGAAAGCCAGAAAAAGAGCTCGCAGAGAATGAAAAAGAAAACGAACCTGTAAAACATCTGCAATTAACAATCAAAGCCAATAACACAGCTATCCTAACCATCAAAAGCTTTGAAAAATCACAACTGGAAACAACCGGAGAAAACTTACCCGGGTTCCTGAAAAAGTCTTTTGCTGCCCTTCACCAAAAAGGAATACAAAAACTAATCATAGACCTGAGGGGAAACGGAGGAGGCAGAGATACCTATGGCCCACTACTCTATTCTTACTTAACACAACAGCCATTTCAATACTATAAGAGTTTGACGACGGCCACAGCAAACCTACCATACGAACAATTTAAAAGTAGCCTCTCCTCCTACAATAACCTCAACAAAGAGATGCTATTAAAAACCAGCCCCCACATCTACCAATTAAAAAACGCAGCTCACCCTAACTTACAATATACCGCCCCCCAACCAAACAATTACAAAGGAAAGCTTTGGCTCTTAACCGATGGCTTATCATTTTCAACAACAGCAGAATTCTGTGCTATTGTATCCAGTAACAACCGCGGGAAATTTATAGGAGAAGAGACCGGGGGCACTTATGAAGGCAATACATCCGGCGTACAAATAGAGTCTGCTCTACCTCACAGTAAAATCCAAATTTCCTTCGGTACCGTTAAATACAACATGTCCGTAAAGCCCTCAAAAAAATCAGCAAGAGGAATCATACCCCAGTACAAAATCCAGCAAGACATCAGTGGCAAAGCAGATAGTCAATTAAACTATGCGCTGAAACTAACCAAACAATAA